CAGCCGCCCGCTGAAATACTTGATGGGGATGATTTCGCGCGGGGGCGGCGGCTTGTGGAAGGCGGAGCCGACCAGCAAAACGCCCAGCAGCACCGCGTGAATGGCGGCGCTCACGAACAGGCATTTTTTTTGCAGTGGCTCCATGTTACCGGGGTTCGCCCTGGGTGCGCAGGCTCAGGCGGGTCATGCCGCGGCGTTCGCACATGTCAATCAACGCCGCCACATACTTGTATGGCCCGTCCTGGTCCGCCCGCACATAAATGATGGTGTTGGGATTGGCCCGAAACGCCCGGGCCAGCTCCTCCTCGATTTGCGCCAGCGTCATCGGCCGCCCCCGCAAACGGTACTGGCCGGTGGGCGAAATCTCGACCGTCTGAATGTCATCCCGATTGGGGCGTTGCGGCTCGGTGCGCCCGCCCTCGGGGAGATTCAGGCGGATGCTCTTTTCCAGGAGTGGCGTGGTGATGACAAAAATGATGAGCAGCACAAAGGCAAGGTCCAGCAGCGGAGTGATGTTGATTTCACTCAGCGTGACCAGAGGGTTTCTTTGGCTGAACCGCCGCATGGCTGCCGCGTCTATTTTTCTTCCAGATACTCCGCCTCCATCCGCGAGGCGAGGTCCTGGGCAAAGTTGTCCAATTGCACCGTCATGGCGCGCAAATTGTGCACCAGATAATTATATCCAAACATGGAAGGGATGGCGACCAGCAGGCCGGCCACGGTGGTGATGAGGGCCGCCGCGACGCCGGGGGCCATGGTGGCCAGCGTGGCCTCGCCCTTCAAGGCCACATGGCTGAAGGTGCTCATCACGCCCCACACCGTGCCCAGCAGCCCCAGGAACGGCGCGCCGCTGACCGCCAGGGCCAGCGTGATTAACCCGCTCTCGAGTTGCAGGCTTTGCGAGGCCACCGCCCCCTCCAGCGCGCGTTTCACGTGCTCCATCGCCTTCAACGAAACAAAGGTTTTGCGTCCCTGGCCGTCCGGCTGGCGCAGTCGCGCCTCCAGCGCCGAGCAGCCTTCCAGATAGACGGAATACAGCGGGCAACCCTCCACCGGGAGGTTGCGGTCATAGACGGCCAGGACATTGGGCTGCCGGCGATACTCGGCGGAGAAAAAGGCGTTGAGCTTTTTCGCGCGCCGCATTTGCAAGGCTTTGGCGGCCATCACCGACCACGCGGTGATGGACAGCACAATCAACAGAATGATGATGATTTTTGCTTCCGTGGTCGCCCACGTCCAAATGGAAATCAATTCCATTTGGGCTGCCATGAATGCCCAAGGCACAGTCTTACAATCCTTTCCACCGGCCTGCCGCCCGCCCGGCCCCTGCCCGGTGAGCGCAACGGCATGGCCCTGCTCTTGTGCGGCAACGTTAAAGTGATGCACCCGGTGCCGGACCCATCCCCTGCCGCGGCGGAATAGGTTCACCTCTGCTCGCACCTGCGCGCGGACCGCCTTTGCCCCTTCCCGCGCGCAGAACATGACGGTTTGATGCCCTATTTCCGCCGACTGTTCAATCCTTTTTGCGCAGTTCCGCGCGAACCGCCGGCGTTTGCGCCTTGCCTGCCGCGGCGGTCCGCCTTCCCGCTGGCCATTCCGGGCCGGACATGGCAAGCTGCCGCCATGAAATATACCTATGAAGAACTGGCGGGGATGCTGGACCATTCGCTGCTGCATCCCACGCTGACCGACCAGGAAATGGAGGAGGGCTGTCGGCTGGCCGCTCGTTATCGGGTGGCCTCGGTGTGTGTCAAGCCGTACTTCGTCAAGCGCGCCGCCGAGCTGCTGCGCGGCACGGGGGTCAAAGTGGGCGCGGTGGTGGCCTTCCCCCACGGCAACAGCGCCACGGAGGTCAAACGTTATGAAACCCGTGTGGCCTGTCAGGACGGCGCGGTGGAGATTGACATGGTCATCAATGTGGGGAAGGCCCTCAGCGGCGATTGGGATTACGTGGAGGCCGACATCCGGGCCGTCTGCGAAGAAGCCCACGCCCACGGCGCCAAGGTGAAGGTCATTTTTGAAAACGATTACCTGCCCAACGACGACATCAAAATCCGCCTCTGCCAGGTCAGCGAGCGCGCCGGCGCCGACTGGGTCAAGACCAGCACCGGCTACGGCTTTGTCAAAGGGCCGGACGGCAAATACAGCTACCGCGGCGCCACCGAGCATGATTTGCGCCTGATGCGCGCCCATGTCTCGCCCGCCGTGCAAGTGAAAGCGGCCGGCGGCGTGCGGGACCTGGACACGCTTATGTTGGTGCGCGACTTGGGCTGCACCCGCTGCGGCGCCACCGCGTCGGCGGCCATGCTGGAGGAATACAAAAAGCGCGCGGCGGGCGAGGGGGCTGCCTCGGGCCAGGCCAGCCTGGGCAGCGGGGGTTATTGAGGCGGAGGCCCTGCCTTATTTGCGGGTCATCGGTACAAAGCGCACCGGCAGGACAGCCTGCTGGCGGACGCGGTCCTTCTCTTTGACCAGCAAGTACAGGTCCTGCGCGTGCAGCGGCCCCACCGGGATAATCATGCGGCCGCCCTCCTTGAGCTGGCGCACCAGCGGCTCCGGCACTTTTTCCGGCGCGCAGGTGACGATGATGGAGTCAAAGGGGGCGTGCTCCGGCCAGCCCAGGTAGCCATCGCCCGCCTTGACCATGACGTTGGTATAGCCCAGCCGTTTCAGGGTGGCCTCGGCCTGGCGGGCCAGCGGCTCAATGATTTCGATGGTGTACACCTCCTTGACCAGCGGCGAGAGTACGGCGGCCTGATAGCCGCTGCCGGTGCCGATTTCCAGGACCCGATGATGCGGCTGCGGCTCCAGGCATTGTGTCATGAAAGCCACGATGTAGGGCTGGGAAATGGTCTGGCCGTGCCCGATGGGCAGGGGGTAATCCTCGTAAGCCTCGCGCACGACGTTGGCCGGCACAAATTCATGGCGGGGCACCTGCCCCATGACTTCGAGCACGCGCCGGTTGGTGATGTCACGACCGAAGCCCGCCAATTGCTGCTCCACCATCCGGCGCCGGGCCTGGGCAAAGGCGTCCGCTGCGCCTCCCGGATTGGGCGGCTCTGGCGCGGAATCGCAACCCCAAAACGACCACCAGCTCATCATTGCCAGTAGCAAGATGCCATAGGGACGGCGGGCTGTTAATTGCATTTTCATGGCACAGCCAGGGTGAAGACCAGCAACAATATAAGCCAGCCATCCGCCTAAAGCCAGCCTGCCGGGAGCTTGAATTCCCCTGCCGCCGGGCCACTGCCCAACTGCCCGCCAGCGGCCCACCTTTACCGCCTCCGCCGCCACGGGCAGGGGGATTTTCCCGAAATTCCCCGTTGCGCGCGAGGCAGGGAGCCTCTTATTTTGGGGGCGTGTTGCGCGAATTGACCCAACAACTGCGTGCCGCCATTGCCCTGACACCGGAGCAGGTCAACCTTGCCGTTCAAGGATTGACCAGCGAAAGCGAGGCGGTGGAAGCCAAGGCCGATTTTCTCAGCGCGCTGGCCCAAAAAGGCGAGACCCTCGAGGAAATCACCGCCTTTGCCCGGGCCTTGCGCGCCCTGGCCGTGCCGGTGGAATTGCCGCCTGAGCTGCGGCAGCAGGAAATTCTGGACGTGGTGGGCACGGGCGGGGACCGTGCGCACACGCTCAATTTTTCCACCATGTCGGCCCTGATTTGTGCCGCGGCCGGCCTGCGGGTGGCCAAGCATGGCAATCGCGCCGCCACGTCCCGCTGTGGCAGCGCTGATGTGCTCGAGGCGCTGGGGATTCCCGTGGATTTGCCGCCGGCGGAAGCCGTGGCGGCGTTGCAGGCGCATCATTTCGCGTTTTTCTTTGCGCCGCGCTACCATCCCGCCTTTCGTCACATGGCACCCGCCCGCAAGCTCTGCGCCGAGCGTGGCCAGCGCACCATCTTCAACTTTTTGGGGCCGCTGTTGAATCCAGCCCGGCCTTCGGCCCAGCTTATGGGCGTGCCGCGGCCGGAGCTTTGCGAGCCACTGGCGCGGGTGTTGCAGGGGCTGGGCGTGCGGCGCGGCATGGTGGTGTGCGGGCAGGCGGGAGCGTTGTGGCTGGATGAAATGTCCACCGTGGGGGAAACCGTCGTGGCCGAGTTTTACCACGACCATGCCCACGCCGTGAGCCGGCTGGCGCCGTCCCAGTGGCCGCTGCAACCGGCCACCCTGGCGGATTTGCAGGGAGGCGACCCCGCCCAAAATGCGCAGGCCGCCCGTGATTTGTTAAGCGGGCGCGACCGCAGCCCCCGGCGCGACGCCGTGCTGCTTAACGCGGGCGCGGCGTTGTTCGTGGGGGGCGCCGCCCGCACCATCACCGACGGCATCGAGCTGGCGGCGCGGCTCGTGGATGAAGGGGTGGTGACCCGAAAAATGGCAGAACTGAGCCGGCAGGCTTGACCCCGCGGGGAAGCGGCAGGAAACGCCCGAATAGTCCAGGGAGAAGTTAAACCATGGAAGAGCTTTACGAAATCCACGACTCGCCCATTCATGGGCGCGGTGGTTTTGCGCGGCGGGACATCCCCGCCGGCACGCGCGTGCTGGAATACCTGGGCGAACGCATCACCAAGGCCGAGTCGCTGCGGCGTTGCGAAGCCCACAATGCCTACATTTTCCATTTGGACGAGGAATTTGACCTGGACGGCCTGGTGCCGTGGAATCCAGCCCGTTTTCTCAATCACAGTTGCGCGCCCAACTGCGAGGCCGTCATGGAGCACGGACGAATTTGGATTGTGGCTTTGCGGGATATTCGGGCGGGCGAAGAACTCACTTTTAATTACGGCTACGATTTGGTGGATTACCAGGACTACCCCTGCCACTGCGGCGCGCCCAATTGTGTGGGTTTCATGGTGGCCGAGGAGTTTCACCCGCGGTTGCGCGAACGCCAGGCCCGCGCGCCGGCCGACGCCCTGCCGTCGCCGGCCACCGGCCTTTAAGGACGCCGCTGCACCAGCACGCAAAATCTCTCGCCCATGTGCTGAGGATGGGTGAGCGTCATGAACTGCCGGCGGCGGGCGGCTGTCCATGCCAACTTTTCCCCCAGCTCCAGGGCCAGGCGGGTCAGGAAGGGGCCTTGTTTCTCCAGCGTTTCGGTCACCAATCCCGCCGCCCGGCCGGCTTCCTCCACCGCGGCAAAGTTCACATCCGCAGTCAGGTCCTGCTCGCCAGGGCGCGCCAGCAAATCATCCTGCAAGGTGTGGCGCCAGAAGGCCCGCAGGGTGCCCTGCGGGCGCCTGGGGTCCAGCGTCCCAGCCTGCGCGCTGCCATAATCCAAGGTCATCAGACGCCCGCCGGGGGCCAGCAGCAGGGCGGCGGTGCGCCACCATTCCAGGGCGGCAACCGGCGCCTCCACCGTGAAACCTTCCGGCAACACCTCCAGCAATACCTGGGGCAAGTCAGGCGCCAGCGCGGGTGAACTCAAGGCCAACCGCGTCCAAACCAGTCCGCCGCATCCCGGGCGGACGCCCCATTCAAACCATTCCTGCCGCGCCGCATCCCACCCCAAACGGTGTACCGGCAAGGCGTCCAGCAGTTCATTGGAGTAAATGACCCCGCGCAGCGGCCGGGGCAGGTCCTCCCAGGAACGGGCGCGGCGCACCTGCGCGGCAAAAGAGGCCAGCGTTTCGGCCTGCCAGGCGGCGCGAGTGTCGGAGGGTTCCAATACGTAATAGACCACGCGGCGGGCCAGCTCGGGATAATGCTGGTGCAGGGCGGTGAGGACGTCGGCCGCCAGCCGGCCGTCGTGCGCTCCGGCTTCCACCAGCGCCGGATGCTCCCCAAGGACCGGCTCGGCGAGCCAGCGGGCAAAGCGATGCGCCAGTAATTCACCAAAGAGCGGGCCGGTGCTGACGCTGGTGAAAAAGTCGCCCCGCCGGCCGGGAGTGTGCTCCCGCCGCTCGTAGTACCCCAGCTCCGGATGATAAAGCGCCAGCTCCATGAAGCGCGCAAAAGTCAGCGCGCCGCCGCTGGATTCCAGCGCCAGTTGGAGGGCGCGCGGCAGTTCATTCATAAGCTTGCAGTTTCCGCAAAATCATCTAATAGTAAAGGTCAGGACCGTTACATATCCATTTTATGGCCAAAATAGACGCCTTTTTTAATTTGCTCCTCGAACAGAAAGCCTCGGACCTCCACATGTCCTCCGGCAATCCGCCCATGCTGCGCATCAACGGCGAGCTGCACCGGGTGGACTTCCCGGCGCTGGAAAACGACTCGCTCAAGGCCATGCTCTATGAGATTGCGCCGGAGTACAAGATTAAGGTGTTCGAGGAAACCGGGGACGTGGACTTCGGCTACGAGATTCCCAATGTTTCGCGCTTCCGCGTCAATTTCTTCAACCAGAAAAATGGCATTGCCGCCGTATTCCGCCAGATTCCCAGCAAGGTGCTGTCGTTTGAGGATTTTGAGAAACTGGAGGCGCCGCTGCCGCCTGTGCTGAAGAAGTTTTGCATGTTGCACAAGGGCTTGGTGCTGGTGACCGGCCCCACCGGCTCCGGCAAGAGCACCACCCTGGCCGCGATGGTGGATTACGCGAATAAAAACCGGCGGGACCACATTCTGACCATTGAGGACCCCATCGAGTTCGTGCACGAGAGCAAGGGCTGCCTGGTGAATCACCGCGAGGTGGGGGTGCACACCAAGTCGTTTGCGGCCGCGCTGCGCGGCGCGCTGCGCGAGGACCCCGACATCATTCTGGTGGGCGAAATGCGCGACTTGGAAACCATCGAGCTGGCGCTCACCGCGGCCAGCACCGGCCATCTGGTCTTTGGCACGCTGCACACCCAGAGCGCGGCCAAGACGGTGGACCGCATCATTGACGTGTTTCCTGCCGACCAGCAGAACAAAATCCGCGCCACGCTGTCGGAAGCCCTGCGCGGGGTGGTGGCGCAAAACCTGTTCAAGCGCATTGACCGCAAGGGCCGCGTGGCGGCGCTGGAGATTCTGGTGTTCACCACCGCCGTGGCCAACCTGGTGCGCGAGGGCAAGACCCACCAGATTCCGGGCATGATTCAGGTGGGCAAGCGCATCGGCAACCAGCCCCTGGACGATGCCATCATGGACCATTTGAAAATGAAGCGCATCTCGCCGGACGAGGCCTTTGAGAAGTGTCTGGACAAGAAAAAGTTTTTCCCCTTCCTGTCGCCGGAACGGCAGGAGGAGGCGCGGGCCAATGGCGATGTGGAATAATCAATCCGGCCTGGCGGCCGCGCAGGCTGGCCGCCCGGCCCACGGCTTATGCGACGCAACGAATTGGATTACATCCTGAACCGGATGCTCGATTATCATCCGGATGTCTCCGACCTCAACATGACGGTGGACAAGCCGCTGCAGGTGGAGCACGACGGCGAGCTGCGGCCGGTTCAGATTGACCCCCCCATAGAAAAGCTCACGCCGTTTCAGACCGAAACCATCGCGCTCAACCTCATTGGCGGCAACCGCCGCCTGATGGAGGATTTGCTCCGCAGCGGCTCGTGTGACGCCTCCTACGGCGTGGAGGGCCGGGCGCGCTTCCGCGTGAACATCTTCAGCCAGCGCGGCCATTACTCCTGCGTGCTGCGCAAACTGAACACCAAAATCCCCACCCTCAAGGAGCTGGGCATGCCGGAGATTTTTTTCCAGGTGGCCAAGGAAAAAACCGGCCTGGTGCTGGTCACCGGCGCCACCGGCTCGGGCAAGAGCACCACGCTGGCGGCGCTGCTGAACGAAATCAACGAAACCCGCTCCATCCACATCATCACCCTGGAAGACCCGGTGGAGTTTGTGCATCCGCAGAAAAAGGCCACCTTCAACCAGCGGGAAATGGGGAATGACTTTGACACCTTCTCCAGCGGCTTGCGCGCCGCCCTGCGCCAGGCTCCCAAGATTATTCTGGTGGGTGAGATGCGCGACCGGGAGACGGTGGAAATTGGCCTCAGCGCCGCCGAAACCGGCCACTTGGTGCTCAGCACGCTCCACACCATTGACGCCGGCCAGACCATCAACCGCATCCTGGGCATGTTTGAGCCGGAGGAACAGGAGCAGGTGCGCGTGCGGCTGGCGGATACGCTGCGGTGGGTCATCAGCCAGCGCCTGGTGCCCAAGGTGGGCGGCGGCCGCTATGCACTGCTCGAAATCATGGGCAACAACATCCGCACCAAGGATTCCATCATCCACGGCGAGAGCGAGGGCAAGAGCTTCTACGAAATCATCGAGGCCGCCTATCCGTTCGGCTGGCGGCACTTTGACCACGCCTGCCTGGAGGCCTACGAAAACGGCATCATCACCGAGGAAGTCGCGCTGCTCTCGGCCAGCAAACGCGCCATTGTCAGCCGCGGCATTGACAACATCAAGAAGAAGCGCGGCGAGGTCACCAGCTCGTACACGGATTTGCAGATGAAAAAGACGGAGGAGAAAAAGACGGACGTTCCCATCCCGCCGGTGCTCAAACTCAAATAAGCGCCTATGCAACAATACGAAATTTTAACTCTGGCGGACAAACCCGCCCTGCTGGGCATCAGCACCCTGGAGTGGCAGGTGCAGGTCATGGGCGTGCTGGACCAGATGGGTTACAAAGTGCACGCCGCCCTCGACCATGAGGACTTCATGAACCGTTTCACCCAGTACCAGTATCAGGTGACCATCCTTGAGGAAACCTTTCACTGTGCCACTCTCGAGGAAAACCAGAGCCTGGCCTTTCTGCAAAAGCTGCCCATGCATCTCCGCCGGC
This is a stretch of genomic DNA from Fontisphaera persica. It encodes these proteins:
- a CDS encoding ExbD/TolR family protein: MRRFSQRNPLVTLSEINITPLLDLAFVLLIIFVITTPLLEKSIRLNLPEGGRTEPQRPNRDDIQTVEISPTGQYRLRGRPMTLAQIEEELARAFRANPNTIIYVRADQDGPYKYVAALIDMCERRGMTRLSLRTQGEPR
- a CDS encoding MotA/TolQ/ExbB proton channel family protein — its product is MAAQMELISIWTWATTEAKIIIILLIVLSITAWSVMAAKALQMRRAKKLNAFFSAEYRRQPNVLAVYDRNLPVEGCPLYSVYLEGCSALEARLRQPDGQGRKTFVSLKAMEHVKRALEGAVASQSLQLESGLITLALAVSGAPFLGLLGTVWGVMSTFSHVALKGEATLATMAPGVAAALITTVAGLLVAIPSMFGYNYLVHNLRAMTVQLDNFAQDLASRMEAEYLEEK
- the deoC gene encoding deoxyribose-phosphate aldolase, translating into MKYTYEELAGMLDHSLLHPTLTDQEMEEGCRLAARYRVASVCVKPYFVKRAAELLRGTGVKVGAVVAFPHGNSATEVKRYETRVACQDGAVEIDMVINVGKALSGDWDYVEADIRAVCEEAHAHGAKVKVIFENDYLPNDDIKIRLCQVSERAGADWVKTSTGYGFVKGPDGKYSYRGATEHDLRLMRAHVSPAVQVKAAGGVRDLDTLMLVRDLGCTRCGATASAAMLEEYKKRAAGEGAASGQASLGSGGY
- a CDS encoding protein-L-isoaspartate(D-aspartate) O-methyltransferase, which codes for MKMQLTARRPYGILLLAMMSWWSFWGCDSAPEPPNPGGAADAFAQARRRMVEQQLAGFGRDITNRRVLEVMGQVPRHEFVPANVVREAYEDYPLPIGHGQTISQPYIVAFMTQCLEPQPHHRVLEIGTGSGYQAAVLSPLVKEVYTIEIIEPLARQAEATLKRLGYTNVMVKAGDGYLGWPEHAPFDSIIVTCAPEKVPEPLVRQLKEGGRMIIPVGPLHAQDLYLLVKEKDRVRQQAVLPVRFVPMTRK
- the trpD gene encoding anthranilate phosphoribosyltransferase, with the protein product MLRELTQQLRAAIALTPEQVNLAVQGLTSESEAVEAKADFLSALAQKGETLEEITAFARALRALAVPVELPPELRQQEILDVVGTGGDRAHTLNFSTMSALICAAAGLRVAKHGNRAATSRCGSADVLEALGIPVDLPPAEAVAALQAHHFAFFFAPRYHPAFRHMAPARKLCAERGQRTIFNFLGPLLNPARPSAQLMGVPRPELCEPLARVLQGLGVRRGMVVCGQAGALWLDEMSTVGETVVAEFYHDHAHAVSRLAPSQWPLQPATLADLQGGDPAQNAQAARDLLSGRDRSPRRDAVLLNAGAALFVGGAARTITDGIELAARLVDEGVVTRKMAELSRQA
- a CDS encoding SET domain-containing protein; translation: MEELYEIHDSPIHGRGGFARRDIPAGTRVLEYLGERITKAESLRRCEAHNAYIFHLDEEFDLDGLVPWNPARFLNHSCAPNCEAVMEHGRIWIVALRDIRAGEELTFNYGYDLVDYQDYPCHCGAPNCVGFMVAEEFHPRLRERQARAPADALPSPATGL
- a CDS encoding class I SAM-dependent methyltransferase; the protein is MNELPRALQLALESSGGALTFARFMELALYHPELGYYERREHTPGRRGDFFTSVSTGPLFGELLAHRFARWLAEPVLGEHPALVEAGAHDGRLAADVLTALHQHYPELARRVVYYVLEPSDTRAAWQAETLASFAAQVRRARSWEDLPRPLRGVIYSNELLDALPVHRLGWDAARQEWFEWGVRPGCGGLVWTRLALSSPALAPDLPQVLLEVLPEGFTVEAPVAALEWWRTAALLLAPGGRLMTLDYGSAQAGTLDPRRPQGTLRAFWRHTLQDDLLARPGEQDLTADVNFAAVEEAGRAAGLVTETLEKQGPFLTRLALELGEKLAWTAARRRQFMTLTHPQHMGERFCVLVQRRP
- a CDS encoding type IV pilus twitching motility protein PilT, which codes for MAKIDAFFNLLLEQKASDLHMSSGNPPMLRINGELHRVDFPALENDSLKAMLYEIAPEYKIKVFEETGDVDFGYEIPNVSRFRVNFFNQKNGIAAVFRQIPSKVLSFEDFEKLEAPLPPVLKKFCMLHKGLVLVTGPTGSGKSTTLAAMVDYANKNRRDHILTIEDPIEFVHESKGCLVNHREVGVHTKSFAAALRGALREDPDIILVGEMRDLETIELALTAASTGHLVFGTLHTQSAAKTVDRIIDVFPADQQNKIRATLSEALRGVVAQNLFKRIDRKGRVAALEILVFTTAVANLVREGKTHQIPGMIQVGKRIGNQPLDDAIMDHLKMKRISPDEAFEKCLDKKKFFPFLSPERQEEARANGDVE
- a CDS encoding type IV pilus twitching motility protein PilT; translated protein: MRRNELDYILNRMLDYHPDVSDLNMTVDKPLQVEHDGELRPVQIDPPIEKLTPFQTETIALNLIGGNRRLMEDLLRSGSCDASYGVEGRARFRVNIFSQRGHYSCVLRKLNTKIPTLKELGMPEIFFQVAKEKTGLVLVTGATGSGKSTTLAALLNEINETRSIHIITLEDPVEFVHPQKKATFNQREMGNDFDTFSSGLRAALRQAPKIILVGEMRDRETVEIGLSAAETGHLVLSTLHTIDAGQTINRILGMFEPEEQEQVRVRLADTLRWVISQRLVPKVGGGRYALLEIMGNNIRTKDSIIHGESEGKSFYEIIEAAYPFGWRHFDHACLEAYENGIITEEVALLSASKRAIVSRGIDNIKKKRGEVTSSYTDLQMKKTEEKKTDVPIPPVLKLK